One Danio aesculapii chromosome 13, fDanAes4.1, whole genome shotgun sequence DNA window includes the following coding sequences:
- the lhb gene encoding lutropin subunit beta isoform X2 has protein sequence MLLVGNSILLFFSFFFLLSAAQSSELRVPRCELVNETVSVEKEGCPKCLVFQTTICSGHCVTRDPVYKSPFSTVHQTVCTYRDVRYETINLPDCPPGVDPQITYPVALSCDCSLCTINTSDCTIQSLQPDFCMSQREDFPAY, from the exons ATGTTATTGGTTGGAAACAGCatcctcctcttcttctctttctttttccTGCTGTCGGCTGCTCAGAGCAGTGAACTCAGAGTTCCACGCTGTGAGCTGGTAAATGAGACGGTATCGGTGGAAAAAGAGGGCTGTCCAAAATGCCTGGTGTTCCAGACCACCATCTGCAGCGGCCACTGCGTAACAAGG GATCCCGTTTACAAGAGCCCGTTTTCCACCGTCCATCAGACAGTGTGCACGTACCGGGACGTCCGCTACGAGACCATTAACCTGCCCGACTGTCCTCCCGGTGTGGACCCGCAGATCACGTACCCGGTGGCGCTAAGCTGCGACTGCAGTCTGTGCACCATAAACACCTCCGACTGCACCATCCAAAGCCTGCAGCCCGACTTCTGCATGTCCCAGAGAGAGGATTTCCCCGCATACTAG
- the lhb gene encoding lutropin subunit beta isoform X1 — translation MLTRIASYVTKSQPPIQMLLVGNSILLFFSFFFLLSAAQSSELRVPRCELVNETVSVEKEGCPKCLVFQTTICSGHCVTRDPVYKSPFSTVHQTVCTYRDVRYETINLPDCPPGVDPQITYPVALSCDCSLCTINTSDCTIQSLQPDFCMSQREDFPAY, via the exons atgttaACCAGGATCGCATCCTATGTGACAAAATCCCAGCCACCTATACA GATGTTATTGGTTGGAAACAGCatcctcctcttcttctctttctttttccTGCTGTCGGCTGCTCAGAGCAGTGAACTCAGAGTTCCACGCTGTGAGCTGGTAAATGAGACGGTATCGGTGGAAAAAGAGGGCTGTCCAAAATGCCTGGTGTTCCAGACCACCATCTGCAGCGGCCACTGCGTAACAAGG GATCCCGTTTACAAGAGCCCGTTTTCCACCGTCCATCAGACAGTGTGCACGTACCGGGACGTCCGCTACGAGACCATTAACCTGCCCGACTGTCCTCCCGGTGTGGACCCGCAGATCACGTACCCGGTGGCGCTAAGCTGCGACTGCAGTCTGTGCACCATAAACACCTCCGACTGCACCATCCAAAGCCTGCAGCCCGACTTCTGCATGTCCCAGAGAGAGGATTTCCCCGCATACTAG
- the LOC130239294 gene encoding cytochrome c oxidase assembly protein COX20, mitochondrial isoform X1, with amino-acid sequence MTEEGGKTQGMKVLGILDIHNTPCAREAILHGAAGSVAVGLLHFLATSRVKRSFDVGVAGFMITTLGSWFYCRYNNAKLRFQQRIIQEGLKNKVFYEGTDLDPTLKKTGDK; translated from the exons ATGACCGAGGAGGGCGGTAAGACCCAA GGCATGAAAGTCTTGGGCATCCTGGACATCCACAACACACCCTGCGCTCGGGAAGCTATTCTGCATGGAGCGGCAGGTTCAGTCGCCGTAGGATTACTGCACTTTCTGGCAACCA GTCGAGTAAAGAGGTCTTTTGATGTGGGTGTTGCAGGATTCATGATCACAACACTGGGCTCatg GTTCTACTGCAGATATAATAATGCCAAGCTGCGGTTTCAGCAGAGAATCATTCAAGAGGGCTTAAAGAATAAAGTCTTTTATGAAGGCACGGATTTGGATCCCACACTGAAGAAGACGGGGGATAAGTAA
- the LOC130239294 gene encoding cytochrome c oxidase assembly protein COX20, mitochondrial isoform X2 has protein sequence MKVLGILDIHNTPCAREAILHGAAGSVAVGLLHFLATSRVKRSFDVGVAGFMITTLGSWFYCRYNNAKLRFQQRIIQEGLKNKVFYEGTDLDPTLKKTGDK, from the exons ATGAAAGTCTTGGGCATCCTGGACATCCACAACACACCCTGCGCTCGGGAAGCTATTCTGCATGGAGCGGCAGGTTCAGTCGCCGTAGGATTACTGCACTTTCTGGCAACCA GTCGAGTAAAGAGGTCTTTTGATGTGGGTGTTGCAGGATTCATGATCACAACACTGGGCTCatg GTTCTACTGCAGATATAATAATGCCAAGCTGCGGTTTCAGCAGAGAATCATTCAAGAGGGCTTAAAGAATAAAGTCTTTTATGAAGGCACGGATTTGGATCCCACACTGAAGAAGACGGGGGATAAGTAA